Proteins from one Besnoitia besnoiti strain Bb-Ger1 chromosome XIII, whole genome shotgun sequence genomic window:
- a CDS encoding hypothetical protein (encoded by transcript BESB_030440) has product MGFKFLCCQRPRAVAPHSPPGTSVSAPVEPSKGASGALGSFASKMDFPEQKPGRSEEAAHAAREGSLENARTNGVAPISTAESDASPPSAAPAAPAPGGGDKKDDSTGSPSPRLIPPEGEADVARPAADLAEVKGEEGLGIRTAGSRGAEGSGGDAPAPAVPEAEGPGAAVPERQAEASSGGEGAAAPQEAAAAAEASAAVGEGKPSEAAGEKSVERPPHAQSLEPFSPAAVGAGGEERKRSSVRDSLVSFEDLLERKWKKLEAYLEEEQLFKAFSYVLFLEHQIDRRLAVLNATLGLPPASASCFAPLFPGRERAEERAQFDGVDGGAEEFAAASRAAPPASTMLLKKQEDLRTQREFLLAFATRVVTNQAVKNLCFEMRWALQMLSYFHLDHLRQACEEPRLSVCESLSSLPRSASCASQSSTLSYFNKLSATDAAKDRADRAAEALGGATRGGGLGGAAGDRDGGRDDDAMTAGNSSTAFPERKISATKIKQGLRNMSRKMSFSRRGSSARRSSVRKMMTKKVQDDEGWIREKGKYLDLAYRVEKDTSVSMKVRGKLPCRLFEVLSILNETDLAGTWAPFFKSAEREYQYTKASQLVRQVYDYPILGAKETLMFCVGINALEEAGCVIIFCRSPPEGATEFLGLPIPEKRKILRIQSADLVFLLYPISEGRQTTLELYANFHHGLRFVPMKIITFVVKKVVRGMFVAIARQCQNFQTGPYKARVKNNPAFYNWMETKIEEYVQQQTQGHVRNAESISLASFNYEDFQE; this is encoded by the exons ATGGGATTCAAGTTTCTCTGCTgtcagcgcccgcgcgctgtcgcgcccCACTCTCCGCCGGGcacctctgtctccgcgcccgtggAGCCGAGCAAGGGTGCTTCGGGCGCGTTgggctccttcgcctccaagATGGACTTCCCCGAACAGAAGCCTgggcgaagcgaagaggccgcccacgcagcgcgcgagggctCGCTGGAGAATGCCAGAACGAACGGCGTCGCTCCGATTTCcacagcagagagcgacgcgtcgcctccgagcgccgcgcctgcagcgcccgcgccggggggcggcgacaAGAAGGACGACAGCACCGGTTCGCCGAGTCCACGGCTGATTCCcccagagggcgaggcggacgtcgcgcggccggcggcagaCCTCGCAGAAGTGAAGGGCGAAGAGGGCCTAGGCATTCGCACTgccggcagcagaggcgcagaggggagcggcggcgacgcgcccgcgcccgccgtgcccgaggcggagggcccTGGGGCGGCAGTCCCCGAGAGGCAGGCTGAGGCGTCcagcgggggggagggcgcggcggcgccgcaggaggccgcggctgcggccgagGCTAGCGCGGCGGTGGGCGAGGGCAAGCCGagcgaggctgcaggcgagaagtCGGTGGAGCGGCCTCCGCACGCGCAGAGTTTGGAGCCCTTTTCGCCCGCAGCCGTCGGTGCGGGGGGCGAGGAGCGGAAGCGGTCGAGCGTGCGCGACTCGTTGGTTTCTTTCGAGGATCTGTTGGAGAGGAAGTGGAAGAAGCTGGAGGCGTACCTCGAGGAGGAGCAGCTGTTCAAGGCCTTCTCGTACGTGCTGTTTCTGGAGCACCAGATCGACCGCAGACTCGCGGTCCTGAACGCCACGCTGGGGCTGCCGCCTGCTTCCGCGtcctgcttcgcgccgctcttCCCGGGGCGCGAGCGTGCGGAGGAGCGTGCGCAATTCGACGGGGTTgacgggggggcggaggagtttgcggcggcttctcgcgctgcgccgccggcctccacgatgctgctgaagaagcaaGAAGACCTCCGGACTCAGCGCGagttccttctcgccttcgcgacgCGCGTCGTGACCAATCAGGCGGTGAAAAACCTCTGCTTTGAGATGCGGTGGGCGCTGCAGATGCTGTCGTACTTCCACCTGGATCACCTTCGTCAGGCTTgcgaagagccgcggctctcggtCTGCGAGAGTCTCTCCTCCTTGCCTCGCtcggcctcctgcgcctcgcagtcCTCCACGCTGTCTTACTTCAACAAACTCTCTGCGACCGACGCCGCGAAAGACCGAGCCGatcgcgccgcagaggcgctgggcggcgcgactcgcggcggggggctgggcggcgcggcgggcgaccgcgacgggggtcgcgacgacgacgcgatGACGGCTGGCAACTCGTCCACGGCCTTCCCCGAGCGAAAAATCAGCGCCACCAAGATAAAGCAGGGCCTGCGCAATATGAGCCGCAAAATGAGCTTCTCCAGACGAGGCAgctccgcccgccgctcgAGCGTGAGAAAAATGATGACCAAGAAGGTgcaggacgacgagggcTGGATTCGCGAAAAAG GCAAGTACTTGGATTTGGCGTATCGCGTGGAGAAGGACACGTCTGTGTCGATGAAGGTACGCGGGAAGCTGCCTTGCCGGTTGTTCGAGGTGCTTTCGATTCTGAACGAAACCGATCTGGCGGGGACCTGGGCGCCGTTCTTCAAGTCTGCCGAGCGCGAGTATCAGTATACGAAGGCGTCGCAGCTGGTGCGTCAGGTCTACGACTACCCGATCCtcggcgcgaaggagacgctgaTGTTTTGCGTGGGCATCAACGCgctcgaggaggccggcTGCGTGATCATCTTTtgccggtcgccgcccgAGGGCGCGACCGAGTTTCTGGGTCTGCCGATTccagagaagcggaagatTCTTCGCATCCAGTCTGCGGATCTCGTCTTTCTGCTTTATCCGATCTCCGAGGGTCGGCAAACGACGCTCGAGTTGTACGCCAACTTCCATCACGGCCTGCGCTTCGTGCCCATGAAGATCATCACCTTCGTAGTGAAGAAAGTCGTCCGCGGCATGTTTGTCGCCATCGCCCGCCAGTGCCAAAACTTCCAGACCGGGCCTTACAAGGCGCGCGTGAAAAACAACCCCGCGTTCTACAACTGGATGGAAACGAAAATCGAGGAATACGTCCAGCAGCAAACGCAAGGCCACGTGCGGAACGCCGAGTCCATCAGCCTTGCCAGCTTCAACTACGAGGACTTCCAGGAGTAA
- a CDS encoding peptidase c13 family protein (encoded by transcript BESB_030450) produces the protein MATDRFPASTRAAVFARSASLQRRKNASACFVWLFALFCLGAWWVRAESSASSIPPSGFFSPEIRNNWAVIVNTSRYWYNYRHTANALSIYHTVKRLGIPDSQIILMLSDDHACSARNFFPGRIFNDHTRNLNLYGGETAVDFADDAERASLQSVEVDYRGDEVQVSALMRLLAGRHDPATPRGKRLLTDGSSNVLLYLSGHGGEGFLKFQDWEEITTVDLGDAIAQMKAQKRFKRMLVIAETCQGSTLLDGISTPGVLGMASSKLKENSYSHHADGVLGVAVIDRWTYYTLQFFEKRVSDANSAATFAELLGSYSRKQLMSTASARTDLFDKDLADTKLTEFFAAASTLLATDGVYPLASQGGRPAKEEQDGKEDATGLQPFSVGTYYANHFALLKKRTPEGEEGRAAASADAAAGAPKTQAKPEEPLFKHWFSSLEQEEGHTRIFAALMLVTLGSTGAAAALL, from the coding sequence ATGGCGACAGATCGCTTTCCTGCgagcacgcgcgccgcggtgtTTGCGCGTTCTGCCTCGCTTCAGCGTCGAAAGAACGCATCGGCGTGTTTTGTGTGGCTCTTTGCTCTCTTTTGTCTCGGCGCGTGGTGGGTGCGGGCAGAGagctcggcgtcctcgaTTCCCCCCTCCGGCTTTTTCTCGCCGGAGATCCGCAACAACTGGGCGGTGATTGTGAACACCTCGCGGTACTGGTATAACTACCGGCACACGGCGAACGCGCTTTCGATTTACCACACGGTGAAGCGGCTGGGCATCCCCGACAGTCAGATCATTTTGATGCTCTCCGATGATCACGCATGCTCTGCCCGAAATTTCTTCCCCGGGCGCATCTTCAATGATCACACGCGCAACTTGAACCTGTACGGCGGGGAGACGGCAGTGGACTttgcagacgacgcagagcgcgcgagCCTGCAGAGTGTGGAGGTCGACtaccgcggcgacgaagtgCAGGTCTCTGCGCTGATGCGGCTGCTGGCTGGGCGCCACGatccagcgacgccgcgcgggaaGCGCCTGCTGACTGACGGCAGCAGCAACGTGCTGCTGTACCTCTCAGGTCACGGCGGCGAGGGGTTTCTCAAGTTCCAAGACTGGGAGGAGATCACGACGGTCGACCTGGGCGATGCCATCGCGCAGATgaaggcgcagaaacgcTTCAAACGCATGCTTGTCATCGCCGAGACCTGCCAGGGCAGCACCCTGCTCGACGGGATCTCCACGCCCGGCGTGCTCGGCATGGCTTCCTCGAAGCTGAAGGAAAACAGCTACTCGCACCACGCAGacggcgtcctcggcgtcgccgtgaTCGATCGCTGGACCTACTACACGCTTCAGTTCTTCGAAAAACGCGTGAGCGACGCCAACTCCGCGGCTACCTTCGCCGAGCTCCTCGGCAGCTATTCGCGCAAACAACTCATGTCCACTGCGTCCGCGCGAACTGACCTCTTCGACAAAGATCTCGCAGACACCAAACTGACCGAGttcttcgcagccgcctccacgcTGCTCGCGACCGACGGCGTCTAccccctcgcctcgcagggCGGGAGGCCTGCGAAAGAGGAACAAGacggaaaagaagacgcgacAGGCCTGCAACCCTTCTCCGTCGGGACTTACTACGCGAACCATTTTGCGCTCCTCAAAAAGCGCACGccagagggagaagaaggtcgcgcagcggcgtcggcggacgcggcggcgggcgcgccgaagacgcaggcCAAACCCGAAGAGCCCTTATTCAAGCACTGGTTTTCCTCTCTAGAACAAGAAGAAGGACACACGCGAatcttcgcggcgctcatGCTTGTCACACTCGGGTCGactggcgcagccgcggcgttGCTTTGA